In Acaryochloris marina S15, a single genomic region encodes these proteins:
- the rpsF gene encoding 30S ribosomal protein S6: MTAYETMYILRPDLGEEQLDQAINKYQDLLKEQGVEEIDTQHRGKRRLAYEIQNFREGVYIQMNYNGLGHAIAKLEREMRISEQVIRYLTLKHEGPAAAESDEDESDSE, encoded by the coding sequence ATGACTGCTTACGAGACGATGTATATTCTGCGCCCAGACTTAGGCGAAGAGCAGTTGGATCAGGCGATTAATAAGTATCAAGACCTGCTGAAAGAACAAGGGGTTGAGGAAATTGATACTCAACACCGGGGCAAGCGTCGGTTGGCCTATGAGATCCAAAATTTCCGTGAAGGCGTCTATATCCAGATGAACTACAACGGTCTGGGACATGCGATCGCAAAATTAGAACGCGAAATGCGCATTAGTGAACAGGTGATTCGCTATCTGACCCTTAAGCATGAAGGTCCCGCTGCTGCTGAATCAGACGAAGACGAGTCTGATTC
- a CDS encoding glycosyltransferase family 4 protein: MPYHLVAFLVAALVVLWSTPIVKRIGLKSGYVDMPDPRKVHKRPMVRLGGISIFMGTQIALLIVAISGGFGDLPPASASEVWGVVIGGMLYFLIGLADDLFTLTPWSRLLMQFAVAGMAWGVGVRIDFVTLPFSDLGLINIEWLSLPLTLIWLVGMANAVNFMDGLDGLAAGISGISAVVMLVVSLFMNQPTAALLAAALAGGALGFLRYNFNPAQIFMGDGGAYFLGFTLAGVGVIGLVKTVTTVAVALPFVILAVPIFDTSTVVLNRLRRGKSPFSADKGHLHHRLLEAGLSQRRSVLLIYAIVFWVGSLAIAIAGIPAGTAYAIGATLLLCYAIWRAWQRLQEPRT, from the coding sequence ATGCCTTACCATCTGGTTGCCTTTCTCGTGGCTGCCCTCGTGGTCCTCTGGAGTACACCAATCGTTAAAAGGATTGGTTTAAAGAGTGGCTATGTAGACATGCCCGACCCCCGAAAAGTCCACAAGCGCCCCATGGTGCGTTTGGGGGGTATTTCCATCTTTATGGGGACCCAAATTGCCCTACTCATTGTTGCCATCTCCGGCGGATTTGGTGACCTACCACCCGCATCGGCCTCCGAAGTCTGGGGGGTGGTCATTGGGGGCATGCTGTACTTCTTGATTGGCCTTGCCGATGATTTATTTACCCTAACGCCTTGGTCGCGGCTGTTAATGCAGTTTGCGGTGGCTGGAATGGCCTGGGGGGTTGGGGTCCGCATCGACTTTGTCACATTGCCTTTCTCTGACTTAGGACTCATCAATATCGAGTGGCTCAGTCTGCCCCTGACCTTAATATGGCTAGTGGGCATGGCCAATGCCGTCAACTTTATGGATGGATTAGATGGTCTAGCGGCTGGCATCTCAGGAATTTCAGCAGTGGTGATGTTGGTGGTCAGCTTATTCATGAACCAACCAACGGCAGCTTTGTTGGCTGCAGCCCTTGCAGGAGGAGCTTTAGGCTTTCTTCGCTATAATTTCAACCCTGCCCAGATATTTATGGGAGATGGCGGCGCTTATTTCTTAGGATTTACCCTGGCAGGCGTTGGGGTAATTGGCTTGGTCAAAACGGTGACGACTGTCGCAGTTGCCTTACCCTTTGTCATCTTGGCAGTACCCATCTTTGATACGTCGACAGTGGTTCTTAACCGGTTACGTCGAGGGAAGTCTCCTTTTAGTGCTGATAAAGGTCACCTTCACCATCGTCTTCTAGAAGCAGGACTCTCTCAACGGCGCAGTGTCCTTCTTATTTATGCCATTGTTTTTTGGGTCGGCAGCTTAGCCATCGCGATTGCTGGCATTCCTGCAGGTACAGCCTATGCGATTGGAGCGACTTTACTCTTGTGTTATGCCATCTGGCGCGCTTGGCAGCGGTTGCAAGAACCCCGCACGTAA
- a CDS encoding Tic20 family protein, which translates to MALRGATTTQERLLSCLPFLVPLLNTYPFGSFIFSQFPPLRLLFFPIELLLPIYLIGGGGLSIVRLMVFIGLYAGVVRNNRIRHLIRYNAMQAIMLGISLTIILMVLQVVGILGSSVGSTTSGGGLFVMVLSNVLFLGTLGIVVFSVVQSLRGHHAEVPLISDAAYAQTRD; encoded by the coding sequence ATGGCTTTGCGTGGAGCAACAACAACACAAGAGCGGCTTCTATCCTGTTTACCGTTTCTAGTGCCCTTGTTGAATACTTACCCTTTTGGCAGTTTTATATTTAGTCAATTCCCCCCATTGCGTTTGTTGTTTTTCCCCATCGAGTTACTCCTACCCATTTATCTCATTGGTGGTGGGGGACTCTCAATTGTCAGATTGATGGTTTTTATCGGCCTGTATGCTGGTGTCGTCAGAAATAACCGTATCCGTCATCTCATTCGCTATAACGCCATGCAGGCGATCATGCTCGGGATATCTCTGACAATAATTTTGATGGTTCTGCAGGTAGTAGGTATTCTGGGCAGTTCTGTGGGTAGTACGACTTCAGGAGGCGGACTATTTGTCATGGTACTGTCCAATGTTTTATTCCTAGGCACCCTGGGTATCGTGGTGTTCTCAGTGGTTCAATCTCTGCGAGGACATCATGCTGAGGTGCCCTTGATTTCTGATGCGGCTTACGCCCAAACCCGTGATTAG
- a CDS encoding Tic20 family protein, with amino-acid sequence MSWDDSTPWSERVFGALPYLLPLMDAIVYGDGQYIMRQFPTLTSIGLLPIIPLVQIYAQFIRLIPFAGLILFMGLFFAVVRNENISRFIRFNVLQAILLDLILMVCNLVLPIISQGLQLALLTETLFNTIFLGIFAIFAYSVFKTVQGQYAEIPAISNAVNMQI; translated from the coding sequence ATGAGTTGGGATGATTCAACCCCTTGGTCCGAAAGAGTGTTTGGCGCGTTGCCTTATTTACTGCCTCTGATGGATGCAATTGTCTACGGTGATGGCCAATATATTATGCGCCAGTTTCCGACACTGACTAGCATTGGCCTATTGCCCATCATTCCGCTTGTACAAATTTATGCCCAATTTATCCGCCTGATTCCGTTTGCAGGTTTAATCCTATTTATGGGATTGTTTTTTGCCGTCGTTCGGAATGAAAATATTAGTCGTTTTATTCGCTTTAATGTGTTGCAAGCGATTTTGCTAGATCTCATACTCATGGTGTGCAACTTGGTATTGCCGATCATTAGCCAAGGGCTTCAGCTTGCATTGTTGACTGAAACGCTATTCAACACCATCTTCTTAGGTATTTTCGCTATTTTTGCCTATAGCGTATTTAAAACGGTTCAAGGCCAATATGCCGAAATTCCCGCTATTTCAAATGCAGTCAATATGCAGATTTAA
- a CDS encoding DNA topoisomerase I — MDYLDKIIEKIKNFARKLVEVLVGPEVEPELEMIPIPVRDRH, encoded by the coding sequence ATGGACTATTTAGATAAAATCATCGAAAAAATCAAGAATTTTGCTCGTAAGCTCGTTGAAGTTCTGGTTGGTCCAGAAGTTGAGCCTGAACTAGAGATGATTCCTATCCCTGTTCGAGATCGGCATTAG
- the aroQ gene encoding type II 3-dehydroquinate dehydratase, producing MSRLSILVLHGPNLNLLGQREPGIYGSVTLEKINQQLLSLAEKLQCDIAFYQSNHEGNLVDTIQEALDCHDGIVINAAAYTHTSVAIRDALAAVAIPAVEVHLSNIYRREDFRHYSFIAPIVVGQISGFGAQSYSLGLQALVNHLQTQT from the coding sequence GTGAGTCGTCTTAGCATCCTGGTCCTGCACGGTCCTAACCTAAATCTACTCGGTCAGCGTGAACCCGGTATTTACGGTTCAGTCACCCTAGAAAAAATTAATCAGCAGCTGCTATCTCTGGCAGAGAAGCTGCAATGCGATATTGCATTCTATCAATCCAATCATGAAGGCAACCTAGTCGATACTATTCAGGAAGCCTTGGATTGTCATGACGGCATCGTCATCAATGCAGCAGCATATACCCATACCAGTGTCGCTATTCGCGATGCTTTAGCAGCTGTCGCTATTCCAGCTGTTGAAGTTCATCTGAGTAATATCTATCGCCGCGAAGACTTTCGGCATTATTCCTTTATCGCGCCAATCGTTGTCGGTCAAATCAGCGGATTCGGCGCCCAGAGCTACTCCTTAGGACTCCAAGCCTTAGTTAATCACTTACAAACCCAGACTTAA
- a CDS encoding competence/damage-inducible protein A, with protein MSRSAEVICVGTELLLGEVLNSNAQFLGQELARLGIAHFHQTVVGDNPTRIKRAIALACQRSQLLIFTGGLGPTPDDLTTETLADFFQAPLVNHPEILEDIARKFAQGNREPSPSNDKQALLPEGAQVLPNPIGSAPGIIWHPHPELTIFTFPGVPKEFHRMWQETAVPYLQLTDWVTAQIYSRVLRFWGIPESTLADQVAPLLALTNPTVAPYASKGQARLRISTRATSQETAYQVITPIEQQIRQICGLNCFGADDETLESIVGNLLQQRGETLAVAESCTGGGLGQRLTGVSGSSTYFLGGVISYANSAKRDLLKVNTADLEQYGAVSAIVAEQMAAGVRSQLRSTWGIGITGIAGPEGGTETKPVGLVYIGLSGPQGTQSFEYQISPLRGRDWVRQMSTSHALDRLRRQLLAEQP; from the coding sequence ATGAGCCGAAGCGCTGAGGTCATTTGCGTGGGGACAGAGCTGCTCCTTGGAGAAGTACTGAACTCAAATGCTCAGTTTTTGGGGCAGGAATTGGCTCGGTTAGGTATCGCTCATTTTCATCAGACAGTGGTGGGAGATAACCCCACTCGTATCAAACGTGCGATCGCATTAGCCTGTCAACGCTCTCAACTCCTGATCTTCACTGGTGGCCTGGGACCGACCCCAGATGACCTCACCACAGAAACCTTGGCTGATTTCTTCCAAGCTCCTTTGGTCAACCATCCCGAAATTTTAGAAGATATTGCCCGTAAATTTGCCCAGGGCAACCGAGAGCCCAGTCCATCCAACGACAAACAGGCCTTACTCCCCGAGGGCGCTCAAGTCCTACCTAATCCTATCGGCAGTGCCCCTGGTATCATTTGGCATCCACACCCAGAGCTGACGATTTTCACCTTTCCCGGTGTTCCCAAAGAGTTTCATCGGATGTGGCAGGAAACAGCCGTACCCTATCTGCAATTAACAGACTGGGTGACCGCCCAAATTTATAGCCGGGTCCTCCGGTTTTGGGGTATTCCCGAATCTACTCTAGCGGACCAAGTGGCTCCCCTATTAGCCTTAACCAACCCCACCGTTGCGCCCTATGCCAGCAAAGGACAGGCTCGATTACGAATTTCCACCCGCGCCACCTCACAGGAGACGGCCTACCAAGTCATTACACCCATCGAACAACAAATCCGACAAATTTGCGGACTGAACTGTTTTGGTGCCGATGATGAAACCTTGGAATCCATAGTTGGCAACCTGCTACAACAAAGAGGAGAAACCCTAGCCGTTGCCGAATCCTGTACGGGTGGAGGACTAGGGCAACGACTTACTGGTGTATCTGGTAGTTCAACCTATTTTTTGGGAGGGGTAATTTCCTATGCCAATTCTGCCAAACGAGATTTGCTGAAGGTAAACACAGCAGATCTTGAACAGTATGGAGCCGTGAGTGCAATTGTGGCAGAACAGATGGCAGCAGGAGTGCGATCTCAACTTCGTAGTACTTGGGGCATTGGCATTACCGGCATTGCGGGTCCAGAAGGTGGCACCGAGACTAAACCGGTTGGCCTGGTATATATCGGATTATCAGGACCACAAGGAACCCAAAGCTTTGAATATCAAATTAGTCCGTTAAGAGGACGGGACTGGGTTCGACAGATGAGTACGTCCCATGCCCTCGATCGGTTGCGTCGCCAACTGCTGGCAGAGCAACCATAA
- the glyA gene encoding serine hydroxymethyltransferase: MQTSLDILTETDPAIAGMLQQELQRQRDHLELIASENFTSAAVLAAQGSVLTNKYAEGLPGKRYYGGCEFIDAAEQLAIDRAKELFNAAHVNVQPHSGAQANFAVFLTLLQPGDTFMGMDLSHGGHLTHGSPVNVSGKWFNVVQYGVDPDTEQLNYETIRELALKHRPKMIVCGYSAYPRIIDFEKFRAIADEIDAYLMADIAHIAGLVASGHHPNPLPFCDVVTTTTHKTLRGPRGGLIMTKDPELGKKFDKSVFPGTQGGPLEHVIAAKAVAFGEALKPDFSDYCGHVIENAQTLAKQLQERGFKIVSNGTDNHLLLVDLRSIGMTGKQADQRVSQVNITANKNTVPFDPESPFVTSGLRLGSPAMTTRGMGTAEFTEIANIIADCLIKPEDAAVTEDCRQRVANLCARFPLYPHLTSPVPALTQ; encoded by the coding sequence ATGCAAACTAGCTTAGATATTTTGACAGAAACCGATCCTGCGATCGCAGGAATGCTACAGCAGGAATTACAGCGCCAGCGTGATCATCTAGAGCTGATTGCCAGCGAGAATTTCACCTCAGCAGCCGTCTTGGCAGCACAAGGCTCGGTCCTCACGAATAAGTATGCAGAAGGACTCCCCGGCAAGCGTTACTACGGTGGCTGCGAATTTATTGATGCCGCTGAGCAGCTGGCCATTGATCGAGCCAAGGAATTATTTAATGCGGCCCACGTTAACGTTCAGCCTCATTCTGGCGCTCAGGCCAACTTCGCCGTTTTTCTAACCTTACTCCAGCCAGGCGATACCTTCATGGGGATGGATTTGTCCCATGGGGGTCACTTAACCCATGGATCTCCAGTGAATGTCTCGGGCAAATGGTTCAATGTCGTCCAGTACGGCGTCGATCCAGATACCGAACAGCTCAACTACGAGACAATTCGCGAGCTGGCCCTCAAGCATCGGCCCAAAATGATTGTCTGTGGTTACTCTGCCTATCCTCGCATCATCGATTTTGAGAAATTTCGGGCGATCGCAGATGAAATCGATGCCTACTTAATGGCAGATATTGCCCATATTGCTGGCTTGGTGGCATCCGGTCATCACCCCAATCCTTTACCCTTCTGTGACGTAGTTACGACAACCACTCACAAAACCCTCCGAGGTCCCCGAGGCGGTCTGATCATGACCAAGGATCCTGAGCTGGGTAAAAAGTTCGATAAATCTGTCTTCCCCGGCACCCAAGGCGGCCCCCTAGAGCATGTCATTGCGGCTAAAGCAGTGGCCTTTGGTGAAGCCCTCAAGCCTGATTTCAGCGATTATTGTGGCCATGTGATTGAGAATGCCCAAACCCTAGCCAAACAACTTCAAGAACGTGGATTCAAAATCGTCTCTAACGGTACAGACAATCACCTATTACTCGTTGACTTACGGTCTATTGGCATGACGGGCAAGCAGGCCGATCAGCGGGTCAGCCAAGTTAATATCACAGCCAACAAAAACACCGTGCCCTTCGACCCAGAATCTCCCTTTGTCACGAGTGGACTCAGATTAGGATCTCCTGCCATGACCACTCGGGGGATGGGGACTGCAGAATTTACCGAGATTGCTAATATCATTGCTGATTGTCTGATAAAACCTGAGGATGCCGCCGTCACAGAAGACTGCCGCCAACGCGTTGCCAATCTCTGTGCGCGATTCCCCCTTTATCCTCATCTCACCAGCCCTGTGCCTGCTTTAACCCAGTAA